In a genomic window of Dehalococcoidia bacterium:
- a CDS encoding DUF134 domain-containing protein → MPRPRKCRRIAFMPGINYYKPAGVPLRFLDEVCLSFEEIEAVRLKDLEDLDQEQSAGRMNISRSTFQRVLESARRKIADALLSGKAIRIEGGNVEIIPHRYVCENGHQWDVPHEQAMAEPLQACPVCNTTAPGLLTETNLTRGRGRGGRCHRGGPSR, encoded by the coding sequence ATGCCACGACCAAGAAAATGCCGCAGGATCGCCTTCATGCCAGGGATTAATTATTACAAACCGGCAGGTGTGCCGCTGAGGTTCCTGGATGAAGTCTGCCTGTCTTTTGAAGAGATCGAGGCAGTGCGCCTTAAAGACCTGGAAGATCTCGACCAGGAGCAATCAGCGGGACGTATGAACATATCCCGCTCCACTTTTCAGCGGGTGCTGGAATCGGCGCGTAGAAAGATCGCCGACGCGCTACTGAGTGGTAAAGCAATCAGGATCGAAGGTGGTAATGTCGAAATTATTCCGCACCGTTACGTTTGCGAAAACGGCCACCAGTGGGATGTGCCGCACGAGCAGGCCATGGCAGAACCTCTGCAGGCATGCCCTGTTTGCAATACCACCGCACCAGGTTTGCTGACAGAGACTAATTTAACCCGAGGGCGTGGAAGAGGGGGCAGATGCCATCGAGGAGGACCAAGCCGCTGA
- a CDS encoding NifB/NifX family molybdenum-iron cluster-binding protein has protein sequence MKYAIPVNGGILSAHFGHCEQFALIDADEKSKSIIRKELVASPAHQPGLLPPWLAKQGVQVVIAGGMGGNAISLFQQNGINVLLGAPAAEPEKIVIDYLNGNLVTGDNACDH, from the coding sequence ATGAAGTATGCGATACCCGTAAACGGAGGAATATTATCGGCGCATTTCGGCCACTGCGAGCAATTTGCCCTGATCGACGCCGACGAAAAGAGCAAGAGTATCATTCGAAAAGAGCTGGTAGCCTCACCGGCGCATCAGCCGGGACTTTTACCGCCATGGCTGGCCAAACAGGGTGTACAGGTAGTGATCGCCGGTGGTATGGGCGGCAACGCCATCTCTCTTTTCCAGCAAAACGGCATCAATGTACTGCTGGGCGCACCGGCTGCCGAACCTGAAAAGATAGTTATCGATTATCTCAATGGCAATCTTGTGACCGGCGATAACGCCTGCGACCACTAA
- a CDS encoding Mrp/NBP35 family ATP-binding protein encodes MTTPEQVRSGLDEILVPHAVRSLTLMNLIRDITITDGEVKISLASTALDESSQNWITAKIKESLKGLHNIKNVDIAYSDAKPLDLNKINRIIAVMSGKGGVGKSLVSGLTAVALRRKGFEVGILDADITGPSIPKMFGITDRPGGNESGILPVTSKSGIEIMSINLLLPSEDEAVIWRGPLIGKAITQFWEEVLWGSLDYLIIDLPPGTADAPLTVMQSLPISGVIVVFTPQDLTAMIVRKAVKMAQQMDKHILGVVENMSYLYIKELDKKIELFGKSRAEEMAAAAQAPLLGKIPVDPDLAALCDDGHIEKYQSDFIDQIGEALASSDYAETSTGA; translated from the coding sequence ATGACAACACCAGAACAAGTAAGAAGCGGGCTCGATGAGATATTGGTGCCACATGCAGTGCGCAGCCTGACTTTAATGAACCTGATACGTGACATCACAATAACCGACGGCGAAGTTAAAATATCTTTGGCTTCAACCGCCCTGGACGAATCCTCTCAGAACTGGATAACAGCAAAAATCAAGGAATCTTTAAAAGGTCTGCACAACATAAAAAATGTAGATATAGCCTATAGTGACGCCAAACCCCTTGACCTGAACAAAATCAATCGGATCATAGCCGTCATGAGCGGCAAAGGCGGTGTGGGCAAGTCGCTTGTTAGCGGACTCACAGCCGTTGCTCTGAGAAGAAAAGGATTTGAAGTCGGCATACTCGATGCCGATATCACCGGACCCAGTATACCCAAGATGTTTGGTATAACCGACCGTCCCGGAGGAAACGAGAGCGGCATCTTGCCGGTCACATCCAAATCAGGCATTGAGATCATGTCGATCAATCTTCTGCTGCCCAGCGAAGACGAAGCCGTTATATGGCGCGGGCCGCTTATAGGCAAGGCCATCACTCAATTCTGGGAGGAAGTCCTTTGGGGCAGTCTGGACTATTTAATTATCGACCTGCCGCCAGGCACTGCGGACGCTCCTCTCACGGTGATGCAGTCCCTTCCCATTTCAGGTGTGATTGTCGTCTTTACACCGCAGGATTTAACAGCCATGATAGTGAGGAAGGCAGTAAAAATGGCCCAGCAAATGGACAAACATATATTGGGTGTGGTAGAAAACATGAGCTACCTTTATATCAAGGAACTCGATAAAAAAATTGAACTCTTCGGAAAAAGCAGGGCGGAAGAAATGGCGGCGGCGGCTCAGGCGCCTCTGCTGGGTAAAATACCGGTCGATCCGGATTTGGCAGCACTCTGTGATGATGGGCATATTGAAAAATATCAATCCGACTTTATCGATCAAATAGGCGAGGCCCTGGCATCGTCTGACTATGCTGAAACATCAACCGGGGCGTGA
- a CDS encoding DUF5320 domain-containing protein: MPGFDGTGPRGLGPMTGGARGFCVTPAGNIGAGYGRGFAHRGYGPDYGPVYQAPPNQQEIIQLRNDINQLLNELENLEARIDQMEKR, from the coding sequence ATGCCAGGATTTGATGGAACCGGGCCAAGGGGTCTTGGCCCCATGACAGGCGGAGCAAGGGGCTTCTGCGTAACGCCGGCAGGCAACATCGGCGCGGGTTACGGTCGCGGCTTTGCACACCGCGGCTACGGACCGGATTATGGGCCGGTTTACCAGGCTCCGCCCAATCAGCAGGAGATCATACAGCTCAGAAACGATATTAACCAGTTGTTAAATGAGCTTGAAAATCTGGAGGCAAGGATCGATCAAATGGAGAAACGCTAA
- a CDS encoding (Fe-S)-binding protein, producing the protein MKKYQAQIHRCFRCGYCKFPTDYSAINCPSYNRFRFDTYSTGGRLWLTYGWLKGELPWSEHLAEILYACTNCKNCTEQCPMKFAPDIVEWIIGARSDMVEQGKIPARVKRFLESVYNYGNPFKYLQNERASWANGTRKYEKGDDFLLYIGCLGSYDENGQKMARNLVSLLEKAGLSFGILGNDEECCGNEVYSLGETELFNALAKKNIDKFRELDVKKVITLCPHGYNIMKNQYQGMGYSFEVHHYTQVLDSLMKDKMLKPKAGKQKVTYHDPCYLGRHNKVYDAPRSALQSLNGIDLIEMGRNKADAFCCGGGSGNFVTDYLAGGKDSPARTRVREAGQTGASTLAVACPGCMVMFTDAIKAEGLEDKMRLMDISAIIRESIGT; encoded by the coding sequence ATGAAGAAATACCAGGCGCAGATACACAGGTGCTTCAGGTGCGGTTACTGCAAATTCCCGACCGACTACTCTGCCATAAATTGCCCCTCTTACAACAGGTTCCGGTTTGATACCTATTCCACGGGTGGCAGGTTGTGGCTGACATATGGGTGGCTGAAAGGCGAACTGCCCTGGTCGGAGCACCTTGCCGAGATTCTCTACGCGTGCACCAACTGCAAGAACTGCACCGAGCAGTGCCCGATGAAGTTTGCCCCCGACATCGTGGAATGGATAATCGGCGCCAGGAGCGATATGGTGGAACAGGGGAAAATCCCCGCCAGGGTCAAGCGCTTCCTCGAATCCGTTTACAATTATGGTAACCCTTTTAAATACCTGCAAAATGAACGCGCTTCCTGGGCGAACGGAACCAGGAAATATGAGAAAGGCGACGATTTTCTGCTGTATATCGGCTGCCTTGGCTCTTACGATGAAAACGGCCAGAAAATGGCAAGGAACCTGGTCAGCTTACTGGAAAAAGCAGGCTTGTCCTTCGGCATACTGGGCAACGACGAGGAGTGCTGCGGCAACGAAGTGTATTCCCTGGGAGAGACCGAATTGTTTAACGCATTGGCAAAAAAGAACATCGATAAATTCAGGGAATTAGATGTAAAAAAGGTTATCACCCTGTGCCCTCACGGTTACAATATCATGAAGAATCAGTACCAGGGCATGGGGTATTCCTTCGAAGTCCACCACTATACACAGGTGCTGGATAGCCTGATGAAGGACAAAATGCTCAAGCCTAAGGCTGGTAAACAAAAGGTCACATACCATGACCCGTGTTACCTGGGCAGGCACAATAAAGTATATGATGCGCCTCGCAGTGCCCTGCAAAGCCTGAATGGAATCGATCTCATTGAGATGGGCAGAAATAAGGCCGATGCCTTTTGCTGCGGCGGGGGCAGCGGCAATTTTGTGACCGATTACCTGGCCGGTGGAAAGGATAGCCCTGCCAGGACCAGGGTACGTGAAGCCGGACAAACAGGGGCTTCTACACTTGCCGTGGCCTGCCCCGGGTGCATGGTAATGTTCACAGATGCGATCAAGGCAGAAGGTTTGGAAGATAAGATGCGCTTAATGGATATTTCCGCGATAATCCGAGAATCAATAGGCACTTAG
- a CDS encoding MBL fold metallo-hydrolase produces the protein MMEVKITTLSENTAGYGFLGEWGLSILVEADGKKVLMDTGPGMSAAYNAELLGIDLSSIDDIVLSHGHADHTGGLRDIVKKCKGASVICHPDLWSAKHVGFGPDNYRSIGAPFSKDELETICTRLIISREPVSITEHITTTGEIPMITDYEQIDGNLFTKNPDGMEPDALADDLALVIDTDFGLVVILGCAHRGMINTLRQAQKITGKDNIYAVIGGTHLIFANEERIARTIADLKEIGIQKLGVSHCTGFGASARLAQEFPGIFFLNNAGTRLTLK, from the coding sequence ATGATGGAAGTCAAAATAACTACTTTAAGCGAGAATACCGCCGGGTATGGTTTCCTCGGCGAGTGGGGACTGAGTATACTGGTCGAGGCGGACGGGAAAAAGGTCCTGATGGATACCGGGCCGGGCATGTCAGCCGCATATAACGCCGAGCTCCTGGGCATTGATTTGTCATCAATCGATGATATAGTATTGAGCCACGGCCATGCAGACCACACCGGTGGACTGCGCGATATAGTGAAAAAGTGCAAGGGTGCCAGTGTCATCTGCCATCCGGATTTATGGTCTGCCAAACATGTCGGCTTCGGACCGGATAACTATCGGTCCATTGGCGCACCCTTTTCCAAGGATGAACTGGAGACCATCTGCACACGTCTCATTATCAGCCGTGAGCCGGTATCCATTACTGAACACATAACCACAACCGGCGAAATCCCGATGATCACAGATTATGAGCAGATCGACGGCAACCTGTTCACTAAAAATCCCGATGGTATGGAGCCTGATGCCCTTGCCGATGACCTGGCACTCGTGATCGATACGGACTTCGGCCTGGTAGTTATACTCGGCTGCGCCCATCGTGGAATGATTAATACCCTGCGCCAGGCGCAGAAAATAACCGGCAAAGACAATATATATGCCGTAATAGGAGGTACCCATCTTATATTTGCCAACGAGGAACGGATTGCTAGGACTATAGCGGACCTGAAGGAGATCGGGATTCAGAAACTCGGTGTATCACACTGCACCGGTTTCGGCGCTTCCGCACGTCTGGCTCAGGAGTTCCCTGGCATATTTTTCCTGAACAATGCCGGTACCAGGCTAACATTAAAATAA
- a CDS encoding ATP-binding protein — MIISVASGKGGTGKTLVSTSLAICISAKEKVQLLDCDVEEPNDHLFLRPVITTSETVSIPVPKVDYAKCNFCGECARVCAYKALAVVPGSVLVFDQLCHGCGACSYLCPESAICEEGREMGVVESGNAGDIEFVQGRLTVGEAMAVPVIRRVKTKINRDRLAILDVSPGTSCPVVETIKDSDYCLLVTEPTPFGLHDLELAVETVRQLGIPCGVIVNRAVSGETLVHEYCIREGIPVLLDIPLDRGIAHLYSEGVTLAEGISQWQDSFTNVYTEIREALHERSRCA, encoded by the coding sequence ATGATAATTTCTGTTGCCAGCGGCAAAGGCGGAACAGGGAAGACACTTGTATCCACCAGCCTGGCTATATGTATCAGCGCTAAGGAAAAGGTGCAGTTACTCGACTGTGATGTCGAGGAGCCCAACGATCACCTTTTCCTCAGACCGGTCATTACAACCAGCGAAACGGTCAGCATACCCGTTCCGAAGGTGGACTATGCCAAATGCAACTTCTGTGGGGAATGTGCGCGGGTATGCGCCTACAAGGCTTTAGCCGTGGTGCCCGGTAGCGTGCTTGTATTCGACCAGTTGTGCCACGGCTGCGGCGCCTGCAGTTATCTCTGCCCCGAAAGTGCTATCTGCGAAGAAGGCAGGGAGATGGGCGTTGTGGAGTCAGGAAATGCGGGTGACATCGAATTCGTGCAGGGCAGGCTCACCGTCGGCGAAGCAATGGCTGTCCCCGTTATCCGCAGGGTTAAAACAAAGATCAATCGTGATAGACTTGCCATACTGGATGTTTCACCGGGCACATCATGCCCCGTAGTGGAAACCATTAAGGACAGCGATTACTGTTTGCTGGTCACAGAGCCGACGCCCTTCGGACTGCATGATCTGGAACTTGCAGTTGAGACGGTCAGGCAACTGGGTATCCCCTGCGGTGTGATCGTCAATCGTGCTGTCAGCGGGGAAACCCTGGTACATGAATATTGCATCCGTGAAGGCATACCTGTCCTGCTCGACATACCCCTCGACAGGGGTATCGCCCACCTCTACTCCGAAGGTGTCACACTGGCCGAGGGCATATCGCAATGGCAGGATTCATTTACGAATGTATACACTGAAATCAGGGAAGCTTTACATGAAAGAAGTCGTTGTGCTTAG
- a CDS encoding DUF2892 domain-containing protein, translating into MKRNEGTADRVIRVIVGIILIGLAMYFMGSWDLWAVIVVGILGLIALITGITGYCGLYSLLKISTIKK; encoded by the coding sequence ATGAAGAGAAACGAGGGAACGGCGGATCGCGTAATCAGGGTTATCGTCGGCATCATTTTAATTGGTCTGGCAATGTATTTTATGGGGTCCTGGGATTTATGGGCCGTCATTGTAGTCGGTATACTGGGCCTGATCGCACTGATAACGGGAATAACCGGATATTGCGGATTGTATTCCCTTCTGAAGATCTCCACGATTAAGAAATAG
- a CDS encoding ATP-binding protein: MKEVVVLSGKGGTGKTSIAGCFAALAHNKVLSDCDVDAADLHLLLQPTDRQTEEFWSGQIAHIDETTCTGCGLCQELCRFDAIHNFQVSRVSCEGCGFCAHICPVNAITMQDNMAGHWYISDTKYGPLVRARLGIAQENSGKLVALVRQQARKIAADKGYSTIITDGPPGIGCPVISSLSGADLALLVTEPTVSGLHDLERVIEVCRHFRVPATVCINKYDINEEKASKIEEHCADIGIKVSGKIPFDTAVNRAVAHGIPLVEYGEGPATGEVKRLWKNIEELISPD, from the coding sequence ATGAAAGAAGTCGTTGTGCTTAGCGGCAAAGGCGGAACAGGAAAGACAAGCATTGCCGGCTGTTTTGCTGCCCTGGCGCACAATAAAGTGCTGTCGGATTGCGATGTGGACGCCGCCGACCTGCACCTGCTTCTGCAGCCAACCGACAGGCAGACAGAGGAATTCTGGAGCGGTCAGATCGCCCACATCGATGAAACCACCTGCACCGGATGCGGTCTGTGTCAGGAGTTATGCCGGTTTGACGCTATCCATAATTTTCAGGTCAGCCGCGTTTCTTGTGAAGGCTGCGGTTTCTGCGCACATATCTGTCCTGTCAACGCCATTACAATGCAGGATAACATGGCCGGTCACTGGTATATTTCGGATACCAAATACGGACCACTGGTACGCGCCCGCCTGGGTATAGCGCAGGAGAACTCCGGCAAACTGGTTGCGCTGGTCAGGCAACAGGCCAGAAAAATTGCTGCGGATAAAGGCTATTCTACTATCATCACGGACGGACCTCCCGGCATAGGCTGTCCGGTGATTTCATCGCTTTCCGGCGCCGATCTGGCGCTGCTGGTTACCGAGCCAACGGTATCGGGCTTGCACGACCTGGAACGTGTTATCGAAGTCTGCCGCCATTTTAGAGTGCCCGCCACAGTGTGTATTAACAAATATGATATCAACGAGGAGAAGGCCTCAAAGATAGAAGAACACTGCGCCGATATCGGGATCAAGGTATCCGGGAAGATACCCTTCGATACCGCTGTAAACCGTGCGGTCGCACATGGCATCCCGCTGGTGGAATACGGCGAAGGACCGGCAACCGGAGAGGTCAAGCGGCTCTGGAAGAATATCGAAGAACTTATATCGCCCGATTAA
- a CDS encoding NifB/NifX family molybdenum-iron cluster-binding protein — protein MKIAVVTDDESTICQHFGRAQYYMVFNMDNGKITGKERRDKLGHRHFASQESGHGAATGPHGYDTDSQRKHASMAEAIKDCHVLIAGGMGMGAYDSMKSYNIEPIVTDVSSIEDAIKLFAEGKLPNLMDRLH, from the coding sequence ATGAAAATCGCAGTGGTCACTGACGACGAATCTACAATCTGTCAGCATTTCGGCAGGGCGCAATACTACATGGTCTTTAACATGGATAACGGGAAGATCACCGGCAAGGAGAGGCGCGACAAGCTGGGACATCGCCATTTCGCCAGCCAGGAAAGCGGACATGGTGCCGCAACTGGTCCGCACGGATACGATACAGATTCACAGAGAAAACACGCCAGTATGGCTGAGGCGATTAAAGACTGCCATGTACTGATCGCCGGAGGCATGGGTATGGGCGCCTATGACAGCATGAAAAGCTACAATATCGAACCAATTGTAACCGATGTTTCAAGCATTGAAGATGCGATTAAATTATTTGCAGAGGGCAAGTTGCCCAACCTGATGGATCGGTTGCATTAA
- a CDS encoding NifB/NifX family molybdenum-iron cluster-binding protein — protein MKLAVTATGQGLDADVDPRFGRCDYFIFVDPDTMDFVAVANNASAGGAGIAAGQTVVTYGAKVVLTGDCGPNAYQVLSAAGVEVYTGVSGKVKDAINDYKAGKLNAIGQATVQPHHGLSAG, from the coding sequence ATGAAATTAGCAGTGACTGCCACCGGACAGGGTCTCGATGCCGATGTTGACCCGCGTTTCGGCAGGTGCGACTATTTTATCTTTGTCGACCCGGATACGATGGATTTCGTAGCGGTTGCCAACAATGCTTCCGCAGGCGGCGCCGGCATCGCTGCCGGCCAGACGGTAGTAACGTACGGCGCAAAAGTTGTATTGACCGGTGACTGCGGGCCAAATGCCTATCAGGTTCTTTCGGCTGCCGGTGTTGAGGTCTACACCGGCGTTTCCGGAAAGGTAAAAGATGCTATCAATGATTATAAAGCAGGTAAACTCAATGCCATCGGTCAGGCCACTGTACAACCTCACCATGGTCTATCTGCCGGTTAG
- a CDS encoding FmdB family zinc ribbon protein has protein sequence MPIYDYACEDCGHRFELKHEMGGACDLKCPSCSSSSVSKQISMPGLIRTEAKPQGGQTCCGRTERCDKPPCSSGGQCHK, from the coding sequence ATGCCTATTTATGATTACGCCTGCGAAGATTGCGGACACCGTTTTGAACTCAAGCACGAAATGGGCGGCGCCTGTGATCTCAAATGCCCATCCTGTAGTAGCAGTTCTGTAAGTAAACAGATTTCGATGCCCGGCCTGATCAGAACTGAAGCCAAACCGCAGGGCGGGCAGACATGCTGCGGGCGCACCGAGCGCTGTGATAAACCTCCCTGTTCTTCAGGAGGGCAGTGCCACAAGTAA
- a CDS encoding peroxiredoxin, with product MEQNAESNAVSMPRIGDKAPSFKAVTTQGEIDFPAQFAGSWVILFSHPADFTPVCTSEFMTFASMEQKFAEVNCKLVGLSIDGLYSHIAWLRTIKDKIEYKGMKNIEVKFPLIEDITMEIAKKYGMIQPGESSTKAVRAVFVIDPKGIIRVIIYYPLSLGRNFDELHRIVIALQTADAFSVALPADWRPGDDVIVPPAGSCGVAKDRMDGKEDMKCYDWFFCTKKLDKDTVLKACTKKK from the coding sequence ATGGAACAAAACGCAGAATCCAATGCAGTCTCAATGCCCAGGATCGGTGACAAGGCGCCGTCTTTTAAGGCCGTGACTACGCAGGGAGAGATCGATTTCCCCGCGCAATTTGCAGGAAGCTGGGTCATTTTATTTAGCCACCCGGCGGATTTCACCCCTGTATGCACCTCGGAATTCATGACCTTTGCCAGCATGGAGCAGAAGTTCGCCGAAGTGAACTGTAAACTCGTTGGGCTGTCTATCGATGGCCTTTACAGCCACATTGCCTGGCTACGTACGATCAAAGATAAGATCGAGTATAAAGGCATGAAAAATATAGAGGTGAAATTCCCCTTAATTGAAGACATTACCATGGAGATAGCTAAAAAATACGGGATGATCCAACCGGGGGAAAGCAGCACAAAGGCAGTACGCGCTGTGTTTGTGATCGATCCCAAAGGAATAATCAGGGTCATTATTTATTACCCGCTCAGCCTTGGCAGGAACTTCGACGAGCTTCATCGGATAGTAATCGCTTTACAGACAGCAGATGCGTTTTCTGTTGCCCTTCCAGCTGATTGGAGGCCGGGCGATGATGTAATAGTCCCTCCGGCAGGCTCGTGTGGCGTGGCCAAGGACAGGATGGACGGCAAAGAAGACATGAAATGCTACGACTGGTTCTTCTGCACTAAGAAACTGGATAAGGACACAGTGTTAAAAGCCTGCACCAAAAAGAAATAA
- a CDS encoding radical SAM protein yields MSIIYGPVPSWRLGRSLGIDMVSTRLKTCSFDCVYCQLGSTLNRQAARKEFVSLKSLEHELGSLPPIEADYATFSGVGEPALASNIGEAIEMARRSLSIPIAVLTNSSLLYQQHVREELAGADMVVAKLDAPDDDLLHVINRPVFSLSFHRLIEGIRSFRSIFDGKLALQLMFMQTNRRKGPQLAELVKALDPDEIQINTPLRPCPVKPLNRSELSQIRRDFSGFKHVIDVYQAAKPAVLPLNQQQTKRRRPQA; encoded by the coding sequence ATGTCTATTATTTACGGCCCTGTTCCATCCTGGCGTCTGGGGAGATCTCTCGGCATAGACATGGTTTCGACCCGCCTTAAAACCTGCTCGTTCGACTGCGTCTATTGCCAGTTAGGAAGCACATTAAACAGGCAAGCCGCCAGAAAGGAGTTCGTTTCGCTCAAGAGCCTGGAGCATGAACTTGGTTCGCTGCCGCCGATAGAGGCGGATTATGCGACTTTCTCCGGTGTCGGAGAGCCTGCGCTTGCAAGCAATATCGGAGAAGCCATTGAGATGGCCCGACGATCATTGAGTATTCCTATCGCCGTACTGACAAATTCATCTCTGTTATATCAACAGCATGTACGTGAGGAATTAGCCGGCGCAGATATGGTGGTTGCCAAGCTGGACGCTCCTGACGATGACCTGTTACATGTTATCAACAGGCCTGTATTCAGCCTGTCTTTTCACCGGTTAATTGAAGGAATCAGATCATTTCGTTCCATATTCGACGGAAAGCTGGCTCTCCAGTTAATGTTCATGCAGACAAACCGGCGGAAAGGACCTCAGCTGGCTGAATTAGTTAAGGCTCTTGACCCGGATGAGATCCAGATCAACACGCCACTCAGACCATGCCCGGTCAAACCATTGAATCGATCTGAGCTATCTCAAATAAGGAGAGATTTTTCCGGCTTCAAGCACGTTATTGACGTCTACCAAGCTGCAAAGCCGGCTGTATTACCACTAAATCAACAGCAAACGAAGCGCCGCAGACCTCAAGCGTAG